The following proteins are encoded in a genomic region of Arvicanthis niloticus isolate mArvNil1 chromosome 21, mArvNil1.pat.X, whole genome shotgun sequence:
- the Mrap2 gene encoding melanocortin-2 receptor accessory protein 2 yields the protein MEMSAQRLPSNRTSPQSPSNSDYTWEYEYYEIGPVSFEGLKAHKYSIVIGFWVGLAVFVIFMFFVLTLLTKTGAPHQDNAESSEKRFRMNSFVSDFGKPLESDKVFSRQGNEESRSLFHCYINEVEHLDKVKVCHQTTAIDSEVHLQEAIRSSGRPEEELTRFMQFDIPNLVNTDQNSFGEDDLLISEPPVLLENKPVSQSSRIDLG from the exons ATGGAGATGTCTGCCCAGAGGTTGCCTTCTAACAGGACATCCCCACAGTCACCATCTAACTCCGACTACACCTGGGAATATGAGTACTATGAGATTGGACCGGTTTCCTTCGAAGGACTGAAGGCTCATAAAT ATTCCATTGTGATTGGATTCTGGGTTGGTCTTGCCGTCTTTGtgattttcatgttttttgtGCTGACTTTGCTGACGAAGACAGGCGCCCCACACCAAGA CAATGCAGAGTCCTCAGAGAAGAGATTCCGAATGAACAGCTTTGTGTCAGACTTTGGGAAGCCCCTGGAGTCAGACAAGGTGTTTTCTCGTCAGGGCAATGAAGAGTCCAGATCTCTGTTCCACTGTTACATCAACGAAGTGGAACACCTGGACAAGGTTAAAGTTTGTCACCAAACAACAGCCATCGACAGTGAAGTCCACCTCCAGGAAGCCATCAGAAGCAGTGGGAGGCCCGAGGAGGAGCTAACCAGGTTTATGCAGTTTGACATCCCCAACTTGGTGAACACAGACCAGAACTCCTTTGGGGAGGATGATCTTCTGATTTCAGAACCACCTGTTCTTCTAGAAAATAAGCCAGTTTCCCAATCTTCACGTATAGACCTGGGCTGA